From Alteromonas sp. BL110:
AGAACGACCTATCAATATAGGGTACAGCCAAGCGCCAAAGCATGCACCACATATAGGCGCGACAATAGGTACAATAAAGTAAGGAATGTCTTTCGCCCCAGAGAGCGCATGCTCCCATCCTGCAATATAGGAAAATAGCTTTGGACCAAAATCTCGAGCAGGGTTCATGGCAAAACCGGTCAAAGGTCCTAAAGAGGAGCCAATGACAGCGATGACAATACCAATCAGTAGCGGATTCATGGCTCCACGTGATGCACCGTTGTTTTCATCGCCCAGCGCCAGAATTGCGAACATCAACACTGCAGTTATAACGAATTCAACGCCAAAGGCCCCCCAGAATGAAAGGGCTTCGTGAGGAAAAGTAGAGAAAATGCTGGCTGTTGCTAGAGCCTCTACACTTTGGCGTGAAAGGTTGTGAGTCCGTTCATAGTCTATGAAGAGTTGATGATATAACCCGTAGATAAGTGCGGCAGCAGCGAATGCCCCCAGAAATTGAGAAAGAATGAAGGGAGCTACTTTGTGCTTTTCAAAGCCTTGAAAAAGCGCAAGTGCAATGGTTACCGCAGGATTGATATGTGCACCCGAAACTCCAGCAGTACAGTAAATGGCAACAGCTACGCCAAACCCCCAGACAATGCTTATTTCCCATTGACCGAACGAGGCGCCAGTTAATACCAATGCTGCGACTGCACCAACACCAAAGAAAATCAGAATTGCAGTGCCTATGAATTCAGCAATACACTGGCGGAAAAGCGTTGGTTCTGTGAGAGTTAACATAATTATTCCTTTTAATCTTTAACCAGTACAACGCATTGAGCAGAAAAAGAAGCGAAGGAGTTATGTCAGGGAGGATGAAAGCTGAAACCGTTTTATGTTGATGCAATAGTGCATTAGCTGTTCATTTTGACTAACAGACCGTTTAGTTCTTATTCTGACGCAGCTTCCTATGTACATTTAATTGGGACGCATCATAAAACGAACATAAACGAACTACAAATGAGCAAAAACGAATATTCGTCGTTCTTGGTATTGCTATAGCGCTCTTACTCGAAGGTAGTGAACGCTGTAAAGCTTAGTCTAGTGGAATACGGAGAGCTCTGTACTGGGGCTATTATTTTTGGTGTCGTTATCAACTTTTAAATCTCCAGCTTCTTCAACCAGTGCCGTCATGGCATCAATAATATCGAGAAAGCTTGCTAGCTGCTCTGGCGTTAGACCATTAGATAAATTTTCAATTTTAGCAATAAGCTGTTTAGTTGGTAGGCGCATAGTGTCAAAATCTCGTTGTTAATACTTTAATTCCTACCTTGTAAATCAATTATCTTGCCAAGTTTACCGAATTTCTCCATTTCTCATTTTGAACTCTTAGAAATAACTAAAAAATCATATTTATTATGGGATTACATTCTTTTTTTGGACGTATTTAAGAATTCTTCTTGCAAAACTTTTCTAAATAAATAAGATCAAATGCAAATCATTATCATTTGCGTTAAAAGAAAAAATGAAACGAGTTAACCTTGTTCCCTCACTTGTTGTAGCCGCCAGCCTTCCTTTGGCTTTTTCAGCGTTAGCGGAAGATAACCTTGAACGCGTTGTGGTAACAGGTACCAGAACACCTAAATTGCTGGCTTCTTCACCGGTGAAGGTTGACGTAGTTGATAAAAAAGAGATTGCTCGATTAAGCAGAGGGACCTTACGCCAAGTGCTTGAAGTGATGCCCGGTGTTGTTGTTAGGCGCAGTCAAAAAGACGGCTACAATGTTCAGCTAAATGGCTTCAATGGCGACCATGTGTTGGTGTTAATTAACGGCCAGCCTATCATTTCACCCACAGGCTCTTCGGTTGACCTTGACCAAATGAGTGTTGCCAATATTAAGCAAATTGAAATTGTACGAGGCGCAGCTTCTGTGCTTTACGGTAGCTCTGCCATGGGCGGTGTTATCAACATCATTACCGAAAAAGTACAAGGAACGCAGTTTTCAGCAGACTACGAGGCATCTTATTTTACCGATGATGCAGTTGAAGGGGATGAATTCGGGCATACGTCTAGGGTCAATGCTGCGAAAGCAATTAGTGATTGGCAGGTCGGAATTACGGCTCAGAACATTACCAACCCCGGTTTTGATTACGACGGAGAAACTACATCACAAGATGGTGGCGCGATAGATAAATCTTTTGTGCAAATGTCATTATCGACCTTGATAGATAGCGTTAGCGTACAATACAAAGGGCAGTGGTTAGATGAACAAAAAGACAAACCTCAGTCATCAATACCTGGTCAAGCCACCATTATTAGCTACCTTTCTAACGTTACCCAATGGCAACATGATGTTCGCGTTGAGCAGCAATACGATTGGCATATCAACACACGCTATCTTTCACATGATGAAGAAAGTGGTAACAGCAATGGGTTACGTCAAACCGATATTCAGCTTGCGGAACTTGAAGCGCAAAAGATTTATTCCACCAAAGATATTGAATGGGTAGGCGGCTTAGTTTTACACGGTGACACGCTTGATCAGCTAAACCTTGGCACGGGCACGGTTGAAGTCGACGATGTAAGTCGGGAAAGCGCCGAGCTTTATTTACAAGGGAACTGGCAGCAAAACGACACTCAGCTTTTAGCGGGCGCAAGAATTCAAAACGATTCTGATTTTGGTTGGCATACCGCATTTAAAGTAAGCGGAAGTCAGTCATTTAGTGCTGATAATACTTCGTGGCAACTTCGCGCAGGGGCAGGTAGCAGTTATCGTGTGCCCAACCTTAAGGAACGCTATTACATTTTCGACCACAGTAACTTGGGCTACATGGTGCTTGGCAACGACGCACTTACGCCTGAAACAGCGCTAAATGCCAACTTAGGCGCTAACTTTCGATTAACACCCACCAAAAGTGATTGGTTATATCACCTTGATATTAACCTTCATTACACTACAGCTGACGATTTCATTACCACGGCAGTAGACGTGGATGCATCGCAAGATGCGGGGTTAGACATTTCAGTCTATCAAAACCTCGACGAAGCTACCCTTTACGGGGCTGACTTAAGCGCAAACGCGCAAAATGACAATTGGCAGTGGCAACTGAATTATAGTTACTTAGTTGCCGAAGATGGTAGTTCTCAGCGCTTGCCCGAACGCCCTACTCACTTAGTAAAAGCGTCAGTGACCTATCAGTTTAGTCAAACCGACACCAGCTTGCAGATTTACGGAGTACATGAGGGAAACGTGTCGCCTTCAAGTGGCTATACCTCAATTGCCAACGACAGCTTTACCACGCTAAACGCGGTCGTGCAGCATCAATTCACACCTCAATGGCAAGGACGCCTCGGACTTGAAAACCTTACCGATGAACATCGCTCAACCGATTCACTTCTAGCGGGTGCTTTCGACGCTAGACCGATTGCTGCAAGGCGATTGTATGTGGGCGTGAGTTACCAGTATTGAAATAGTCAGTAGACGAATAGCAACGACATAGAAAACGCGTTTGAGATCAAAACAAAGAACACCTAACGGCAGATCCCAAACCAACAACTAAAACCCGCTGGTTAATTCGGCGAATTTTAAAAAAGGAAAACACATGAACAAAACCTATTTGGCTTTATTGCTTGCCATAACTTTCGGACTAACTGCTTGTGGTGGTTCAAGTAGCGATGACACCTCAGTTGAAACGCCTGATGAAGTAACCGATGGTAGTGGGGAGTCAGATGGCGGAAGCAGTGACGGCGCAAACGAAGAAGCGGCTATCTACGGGCCCTACAGTACGGGAACTACATCTGAGCCTGTCGCGGTTTACTTTGACTTAGATACTCAAACGCAGCTTACGCTCACCGACGAAGAAGCAGCGACAGATACCACTTGGGATATTGGTTTTAAACGTACTAGTGTGTTTTTAAATACGCACCAAGAAACAGCCGTTAGCCTTTATTTCACTGGAAATAACAGCGACTTTTACGATGATACGGGCGCGCCAGTATCTGACATGTTCCTTAATGCTAGTGCTGACAGCGAACTAGACGACTACTTAGCTGTTACTCAAAGCGATATACCACAAGTTGACGCGTTCAGCACAGATACAGAAACTCAAGTGATCGGCGATACCTTTTACAACTACGACTTCACCACTCACGTAGTAACGCCAAATGAAGAGACCTATTACATTGTGTCTTCTGACAGTAACTATACAAAATTTCACGTTACCGATATTGTCACTGAAGGGCGAGGTATTGGCGAAATAACCCTTGGCGTTATGCATCAAAGCGTTCTTGACGGGCAAAGCACATTTGCTGAAGAAGTCGCCCTAACCGTTGATGCGGTAGGTTGTAGCGACGCCGTTTACGTTGATTTCGATTTGCAGCAAGTGGTTACACAAGCTGACGGTTGGGACTTATCTATTCCGTGCGCAGACGGCGCTGGGGAATTTACCCTTTCTATTGCTGAGGACGCTACCGTACTTCGCACCGACGCTGAAACTTACGATGGCATTGATACTGAAGCAGCGCAGTTCTATGGCTTTAGCGAAGAGACAGTTAGCGAGTACGCGATGAGTACGAACAACTGGTATTTCTACGACAGCACCAGCCACTTACTTTACTCACAGTTTGGGGTTTATTTAATTCAGGCAGGCGACACGACCTACAAGCTTCAAATTACCAGCTATTACGATGAAGAGGGAACATCAGGTGCCTATAGTTTCCGCGCTGACCCGGTAAGTGGAGAGTAAACCATGTCGCAACACGCTCTTTCACTTTCTTCGATAGCCGCAAAAGCTATTTCTGCGGTGATGGTAGGGTGGAGTTTGTTTGCCGTAGGGGCGTTTAGCGCCCCTTTAGATGAAACGCAAACTGCCTCACCTCGAATTGTTACCGCTGGTGGCAGTATCACCGAAATTGTTTTCGCTTTAGGACGAGGCGATTGGGTAATTGCGACTGACAGTACCAGTATGTACCCAAAAGAAGCGGCAAGTTTAACTAAGCTTGGGTACTTTCGTCAGCTTAGCACTGAAGGAGTATTGGCCCAACAGCCCACAATGCTGCTAGGAGCAGAGGCGACAGGCCCAAGTGTTGCGCTTGAACAAATAGCCCATGCTGGCGTAGAGGTTACTACCTTTAACGTAGATAAAAACTTAAGTGGCCTTAAGCGCCTAGTACTGGATATTGGCGAAAAACTATCGGCAAGTGATAAAGCCATTGCACTTGTTCATGATATTGAAAAGAACGTTAAGCAACAAAAGGCGCGGTACGCCGATAAAACCTTAGCGTTCAATACGCCAATTAAAGCGCTCTTTGTGGTGGCGAATAACGACAGAGGGATAACGGTAGCAGGTAAAAATACTGTGCCTCAAGCGCTTTTCGATACACTGGGTATCGTTAATATAGGTGCATTAGTAGAAGGTTACAAAGTGATGAGCGCTGAGTCTGTGCTGATGCAAAACCCTGATATTGTGATTGCTGCTGGGCACATGCTGCATGGGAAAAGCGCGAAGGATGCACTTTGTACGCACCATGCGTTGGCAGCCACCTTTGCTGGTATTCATTGCCTAGTTGAAGCCATGGATAGCAGTATAAGCCTAGGCCTATCGCCGCGCTTTCATGTAGCGCTTCAGCGTGTCGCAGAGCACGCAGAAAAAGCCATTGAAATTAAACAAACGCAAAATACTGCCAACAGTAGAACGAGTCTATAATGCAGTTATCTTCCGCAGCTAAGCGCAGTGATAACCTAGGCGATAACTTAAGTGATTATTCAAGTGTTCACCCAAGCTATCACCCAAGCGATTATTCATCTAAGCCTATAGTGCTTCAGCTTATTAATGCCCGCGAGCAGCGCAAACGTATTGGCATGGGCATACTGGTCTTATTGCTGTTGGTCTGCGCTTATGTGGGGTTAACCCGCGGCAGCTTACCAATTGATATTGAACAGCAACTTAGTTACTTCATTAGCGGCGGCAATACGGTAAAAAATACGGTAGAAAATACGGCAACAAACACCACCCATTGGTATGTGCTGTCTGAAATAAGGTTACCGAGGGTGATCATGACTATGCTGATTGGAGCACTGCTAGCCGTATCTGGCTGTGCCATGCAGGGGCTAGTGCGCAATCCGCTCGCTGACCCTGGCTTAATTGGTATTGCCGGTGGCGCAGCCGCCGCAGCCGCCCTTAGTATGTCTATTGTACCTCCGCTTCTCCCTGCACTTGAGTCTGTATGGGTAGCTATGTGGGCCTTTGGTGGTGCGCTACTTTCTGTTTGGACGGTGCTTCGGTTTTCAAATGGGCCGCAAGGTGTTTCAGTAGCAGCGCTTATTTTGGCAGGAGTTGCCATTAACGCATTAACCAGCACGGTAATAGGGGCTATCAGTTATGTAGCAAGCGATGATGCTCTTCGCCAAATAAGTTACTGGACTATGGGGAGTTTAGCCGGAGCAAGCTGGCCACTTTGTAGTTTAATCGCCTTAGCGAGCTTTATTGCTATTACAGGGTTAATGAAAAGCCGCAATGCCCTTAATTTACTGGCGCTTGGAGAAACAGAAGCGGCTTACATGGGACTGAATGTTACTCGTTATAAACAAAGAGTTTTATGGCTGGTTGCGTTTTCTGTGGCATTAGCAACGGCGCTGTGCGGCATTATCGGTTTTGTTGGTTTGGTGGTGCCTCATATGTGTAGGGCAATATTTGGCGTAAACCACAAGGTACTAATACCTGCCAGTGCGCTAACAGGGGCGCTATTGCTGATAATTGCCGATACACTAGCACGAACGCTATTTGTACCTATGGAAATACCTATTGGTATTGTTACATCGGCAGTAGGGGCGCCATTTTTCCTCTACTTACTGTGGCAGCAAAGACGCATATTTAGTGGTGGGGTGTAGCTAAAATGAAAATTGAAAGCCTAGCGCAAAGCGAAAATGGCAAACGGTTAAACACGGCGTTGCTTACACTGAAAGATGTTGTGATAGCAAGAGGTGAGAAACGCTTGATTGAGCCTTTGTCGCTGTCTTTCCATACCGGTGAGTTTACCGCTATCGCCGGTGAAAACGGATGTGGTAAATCTACGTTGTTAAGTATGCTTAGTGGTGTAGAAACGCCATCTAGTGGAACGCTAACCCTTGCTGGGCGAGACATCAGTTCGCTAAGCGCAAACCAGTTAGCAAAGCAGCGTGCAGTGATGGCGCAAAGTGCGTCAACGCCATTTGGATTTATCGCCGACGAGCTACTTCATTTAGCGCGGTATCAGCATATTGAATCGCTAGAACACAAGAGTCGTTTGATTAATCTTGTAGCCGAGCAGTTCGACATTACGCACTTACTTGCTCGAAATATTCAAACCTTGTCTGGCGGAGAAAGACAAAGGATATTTCTGGCTAAGGCCGTTCTTCAAATACTGCCAAGCGATCAGAATGAGAGGCTGGAAGGCAAGCTGTTGTTATTAGATGAGCCCACCTCAGCTTTAGATTTACGACATCAAAAACTGGTGATGCAGCAACTAGTAGCGCTGCGAGCAAAAGGGCTGTGTATCGTATGTGTAAGTCACGACCTTAATTTGATTTCGCCTTATTGCGACAGACTAATTTTACTGGGTGAAAAGCAGTGTTTAGCCGACGGCGCTCCAGCAGGGGTTCTTACTACCGATATGCTATCTCGGTGCTATCACACTCAACTAAACCTAATTAAAAACGAACAAAAACAGGTTTTCGTAACCCATTAATTTTTGCGAAAACAGAAAACAGAAAAACAAGAACGGAGTTAACTATGAGCATGCAATCTATTGCATTTCAGGCAAAACAGCTAAGCCGAACACATCATAGCGGTGTATTGGGCACGCATTCAACTTCAATGCCCGGCTACCCTTTTGGTTCGGTTGTACCTTATTATTTAACGCCCGCCGGAGATGCAGTTATCTATATTAGCGATATCGCACTTCATACGCGCAATATAAAAGCAAACGACAAGGTAAGCTTAACCATTTTTGATGCCGGTGAAGATGACTCTCAGGCGAACGGTCGCGTGACGATAATGGGGAGCGCTGAACTTGCTAACCAAGAAGAAGTGAAAGGGCAGTATCTTCGTTTATTTCCACAAGCTAAAAAATACGAGCAAACCCATGATTTCAACTTTTACGTTATTCGTATTGAACGAGCACGTTTTATTGGAGGGTTCGGGAAAATCCATTGGGTTGATAAAAACTATTGGCGCGTCGAAGCCCAAGATTGGCATAGCGCACCAGAGGGCATGATTACCCATATGAATGAAGACCATCAAGACGCGATGCAGCTTATCTTGCAGCACAAAGTAGGTGTAAACATTGAAGCGCCGATAATGCACAGCGTGTTTCCAGAAGGTATGCATTGCGGTACAGAAAAACAGACCTGGTTTATCCCTTTTGAGGTGCTATGCGTGTCTTCAACGGATGTAAGGAAAGCCTTAGTGAAACTGACTAATGACGCACGGAATGCGCTTAACGTACCCAAAGCGGTGTCGTAGCTGCTGTAGTTTTGACGATAGCTGGCTGCTCTAAATAATAGCTGGCTATAGTTGCTTCGTTTTCGTCATAGTGCGATGGTAGGTAGACCTTCGATAAAACGCTGAGCCGAGGAGTGTGAAAGATGACGGATATAAAACGTAGACAGTTTGTAACGAGTGCTAGCGCACTGGCTTCTTTTGCTGCATTACCTGCCAGTGCCAGCTCTCCAATTTCTTTACCTTCAGACTCTGCTAAGTCTTCGAGCATGAAAAATAGTATGCTTCCCCCCATACTTCATATGGTTTATTTTTGGCTCAACAATTCCGGCTCTAATGAAGATAGAGCGAAGTTGATAGCTGGCTTAGAGTCCTTAAAAGCTATTCCACAAATTCATTCTCTTCACATTGGCGTACCTGCAAATACTTTAAAGCGCGATGTTATAGATAATTCTTTTGATGTGTCTGAGCTCATGTTTTTTGAAAGTATCGAGGCGCAAAACGAATACCAATCTCATCCAATTCATAAACAGTTTGTTAAGCAGTGCTCGGGTTTATGGAGCAAAGTCGTAGTACGAGATTCTGTTTCGGTATAGGGCTCATTGACGGCTTAATTCAAAGCTGTCGCCTTCGGTGCGGCTTCAACCCAATAAAAAAGCATCACCCTAGGTTTATGCAGGGTGATGCTTTATTCTCAATTATTTGGGAAAGCCTTAAGTCGGCGTTAGAAGCATTTAAATAGTGTTTTCACACAAGCTTTTAAGTGCAGCATTAAAACGTATATTTAACGCCAACCTTAATTCTCCAGGTTGATTGCTCTTCATCGAAAGAATCGTAGTTTCGAGTATCAGTGCCTCCAGACGCTTCTTGGTAAACATATTGGCCTGCGTCGTTTACATCGTAATCAAACAAAATTTGCTGAGGGAAGCTCATTTCGTACACCTTGCCCCAGTCGTCATTGAGCAAGTTCGCAAAATTATCTATGTTTAGGTAAATGCGACCTTTATGGCCTTCAACAAACCCTGGGATCTCTTGAGAAATTGCTAAGTCCATAGTGGTAACCCAAGGCTGCGTGTTTGCGTATTTATCTACATAGCCTCCTGCGTAACCGGCCACGCCAGCTTGTTCTGCAATAGCCATAATTTCGTCGTAGCTTAGACCACTTTCAAAATCCACCGCTGCGTCGTTTGCACCAGATGGAATGTAAGGTAGATAGATATCTGAATCGTCAAAGGCGGTTTGATCGCCTAAGCCGCCGTCTTGGTATGAACCCAGTACCCACGAGAATGGTTGACCTGAGCGGCGCTCAAAGAATAAATTAATGTTAGTGTTATACCCTTCAAAGAATTGATGGGTATAGCCTAAGTTAACCAACAAGCGATGCTTAGTTTCATAGTAAGCGGTGCCTAACAGCGGGTCGTTACGATTTACGGTTACTTCATACTGATAGTTCGATTCGCCTGTAGAGCTTGTACCAGGATTAACTTCAGTAATATCTTGGTGAGTATAAGAAGCATTTAAGCTGAAGCCGTTATCCCATTGCTTAGCCAGTGCAGTGGTAAATAGGATGCTGCGGCCGCCATCATCAGAATTGGTAAGCTGAATGTCATAGTTATCAGCGTATTCAGTTCCATCGTAAACGTTATCCCAAATGATGCGACCGTCAACCGTACTATTGCCGCTGTCTATGCGAGACAAGTCTTCCCAATAGGCCGCATTTTTACGGTCAACATAGGTAAGCTCAGTGGTCCATGCAAAGTTATCGCCCACGTTTGGAATATCGAAGGTGTAGTCTGCCGCTATTTGATAGCGCCAGTCTGAAGGTAGCTCAAAATCAGGATCGATACTGTTCGTACTACCAGCACCTTGTACAAGTGCACTCTGGGCTTCAGTTGGAACTGATGTGAAGTCGACGGAGGCAGCGTCTAAATTTGAAAAGGTGATTGAATCGTTTGTGACGCCGTCAGAAGTATAAGCGTTAGATATCCACACCAATGGCATGCCGCCGTAGAAACGACCCACACCACCGCGAAGCGTGAGATTGTCGTTCAACGTCCAGTTGAAGCTCAGACGAGGTAAGATAATATCAAAACCATCTAGGTTTTCAGTATTGGCAAAGCCGTATGTATTGGCAAAATTATCGTTAAGCTGTGGCGAGTCTTCTACAGTAAGGTACTCGTACCGAAGACCACCAGTAACCATGAAGTCTTCAAACAATTCAAACGTCGCATCACCGTAAAGCGCGTAGACTGTACTCTCTACGTCGTATGCCAAGTCATCTACATTGTTAGTGTAAGCATTTGCGTATTCGAAGAAAGAAATGTCTTGATTAGCTAAACCTTCTACATCGTCGAAGTACCAAGTGCCTAATGAATCACGACCGTACAGGTTGTAATTCCAGGTGTTTTCAATTTCGCCACCAAACTTATATTCAACATCTCCCGCAAGGTATGTAGCGTGAGCCGCAAAGTTCCAAACTTCATTTGCAAGTACGTTTGCGTGTCGGTTTTCATCAACGCCTGCAATAACAGAGTAGCCGCTATCGGTGCCCGTTGCAGTATCTATATTGATTTCGCCCCAATTTGAAGCGGTAACAGAGGCTTGCTCAAATTCTTTGTAAGATACGCTTATCTCAGTTTGAAGATTATCGGTCCAATCTGAGTAAATATGGGTAGTGTAGTAAGTATTCTTTTGGGCGAGTGTCCAAGTATTAGAAGTGAGCAGCACCTGATCAGCGTCATCATTGTAATTTTGTGCAGCGGTATTTTCTTGGTAGCTGTAGGTAAAATCCGCGCGGTGATTATTGTTTATGTTCCAATCTAGCTTAACTAAGAACTTTTCATCTTCATCAGCATCGGGAGCGCCAGCAATAGAGTCCTCGAGTCCGTATGTCTCACTAAGAGCGGTAATCACACTTTCGGCGGCTGTGACTAAATCAGACGGATAAGCTGAAGCATTGAAGCCGGTATCTATTTCCTCTTCCCATTTCTCGTAAGATCCGAAGAAGAAAAGTTTATCTTTAATTAAAGGTCCGCCTAACGTAAACCCATAAGAAGATTCTTCGTTATCAATATCATAATCTGTGTTGTAAAGCTTTGTATCTTCGGCCGTACCTGAGAAAGGGACTTCTTCATAAAATGCAGTGCCATGAAATTCATTTGTACCTGACTTTGTCACCACGTTCACATTGCCGCCACCAAACTTACCGGCGCGGGCAGTAAAAGGAGTAAACTCGACAGATACCTGGCTAATAGCATCTAGTGAAACAGGCGGTCGAGACGTGGGGTAGCCATTTGATTGCAAACCAAAAGTGTCGTTAACACCTACACCATCTACGGTGAAGGTATTGTATTTAGGGTTTGAACCAGCAATGCTCAACTCTTCACCATCAGCGCTTACTACAGCCAGCGGGTTCGAGCGTACAATGTCTTTGATATCACGATTAAATGTAGGCATGTTGGAAATAGCGGACTCTCCGAATACCGAGTTCGAACCATTATTCGCAAAAAAATCTCGACTACCTGTAACCGTCACACGCTCAATACTAGACGCAGACTCTAGTACTGTATCTAGCTCGAAGGTGTCATTTAACTCTAAGTAGACATCTTCGATAATGCGTCCTTGGAATTTATCTGACTCAACAACAATCATATATGGGCCTCCAACGCGCAAACCACGCGCTGAAAACGCGCCATCTTCGTTAACCGTGACTTCTTTTACAGTACCTGAAGGCTGGTGGATAATAGTAATAGCGGTTCCTGCAGCAGGATTACCTAGTGGACCAACAATTGTACCGCGCATTGCGGAAGATTGACCGGTGGCTGCGACCGCTGTAGCGGTAACACCAATAGACAGTGCGACAGCCATCGCAATGCGACTAAGCGAATTTTTTTTAATCATGTGCTTCTCTTTGTTAATGAAAGTTAGGTTTTGTATTTTGTTGTTGATAACAATGCGCTAGGAGCTAATACATATTCAGTGGTGGTTAAGCGTCCCCGTTTCCACAGCCCGCAATTGTTCGTCTTTTATATTTCATTTGTATTTCATTAGTGTAAATTTGAATTTACGTAAGCTAATGATTTGTAAATCTATTTGAGTATTTTTTTGTCAAAATGGTCAAGGGTGTTTACGAAGCTTTACCTTCTTTGCAAAGCTTTACGGAAATCGAGGCTTTGGGTATGTAAACGTGACTTTAGCAGACAGCAGTTATTAAAAAACTAGATAAAAAATCGTACTGTTACTGGCGAAGGTACTTATATTATTAAGCGCAAAATTTAAACGGCCTTTACACTTTTCTTATGGTGAGAGAGGGCTTGATTTACTATGATCTATCTGCAAATTAAACACTTATTATTGATCTTGTAACCCCCTTTCTTATCTAGGTGACCAGTGACCTCTCGAAACGATTTATCAAGGAAAAAGTAATGCGGCACCTTGCTTGTTTATGCATTTTTTCTGCGTTATTAACTTCATTATCTGCATTCGCCCACCATGGAAGTAGCGGACAATTTGATACCAATGCCACGGTGGAGTTTGGCGGTAACATCACTAGAGTTCGGCTTGTTAATCCGCATGCTTACGTTTACTTTGATTCAATTGATGAAACCGGCGAGGTTACGAATAAACGATGCGAATTACAGTCTGGCTCTTTGCTGAAACGAAGAGGCTGGACAAAAGCG
This genomic window contains:
- a CDS encoding HmuY family protein — encoded protein: MNKTYLALLLAITFGLTACGGSSSDDTSVETPDEVTDGSGESDGGSSDGANEEAAIYGPYSTGTTSEPVAVYFDLDTQTQLTLTDEEAATDTTWDIGFKRTSVFLNTHQETAVSLYFTGNNSDFYDDTGAPVSDMFLNASADSELDDYLAVTQSDIPQVDAFSTDTETQVIGDTFYNYDFTTHVVTPNEETYYIVSSDSNYTKFHVTDIVTEGRGIGEITLGVMHQSVLDGQSTFAEEVALTVDAVGCSDAVYVDFDLQQVVTQADGWDLSIPCADGAGEFTLSIAEDATVLRTDAETYDGIDTEAAQFYGFSEETVSEYAMSTNNWYFYDSTSHLLYSQFGVYLIQAGDTTYKLQITSYYDEEGTSGAYSFRADPVSGE
- a CDS encoding heme/hemin ABC transporter substrate-binding protein; the encoded protein is MSQHALSLSSIAAKAISAVMVGWSLFAVGAFSAPLDETQTASPRIVTAGGSITEIVFALGRGDWVIATDSTSMYPKEAASLTKLGYFRQLSTEGVLAQQPTMLLGAEATGPSVALEQIAHAGVEVTTFNVDKNLSGLKRLVLDIGEKLSASDKAIALVHDIEKNVKQQKARYADKTLAFNTPIKALFVVANNDRGITVAGKNTVPQALFDTLGIVNIGALVEGYKVMSAESVLMQNPDIVIAAGHMLHGKSAKDALCTHHALAATFAGIHCLVEAMDSSISLGLSPRFHVALQRVAEHAEKAIEIKQTQNTANSRTSL
- a CDS encoding FecCD family ABC transporter permease, whose protein sequence is MQLSSAAKRSDNLGDNLSDYSSVHPSYHPSDYSSKPIVLQLINAREQRKRIGMGILVLLLLVCAYVGLTRGSLPIDIEQQLSYFISGGNTVKNTVENTATNTTHWYVLSEIRLPRVIMTMLIGALLAVSGCAMQGLVRNPLADPGLIGIAGGAAAAAALSMSIVPPLLPALESVWVAMWAFGGALLSVWTVLRFSNGPQGVSVAALILAGVAINALTSTVIGAISYVASDDALRQISYWTMGSLAGASWPLCSLIALASFIAITGLMKSRNALNLLALGETEAAYMGLNVTRYKQRVLWLVAFSVALATALCGIIGFVGLVVPHMCRAIFGVNHKVLIPASALTGALLLIIADTLARTLFVPMEIPIGIVTSAVGAPFFLYLLWQQRRIFSGGV
- a CDS encoding HugZ family pyridoxamine 5'-phosphate oxidase, with translation MSMQSIAFQAKQLSRTHHSGVLGTHSTSMPGYPFGSVVPYYLTPAGDAVIYISDIALHTRNIKANDKVSLTIFDAGEDDSQANGRVTIMGSAELANQEEVKGQYLRLFPQAKKYEQTHDFNFYVIRIERARFIGGFGKIHWVDKNYWRVEAQDWHSAPEGMITHMNEDHQDAMQLILQHKVGVNIEAPIMHSVFPEGMHCGTEKQTWFIPFEVLCVSSTDVRKALVKLTNDARNALNVPKAVS
- a CDS encoding MIP/aquaporin family protein, with translation MLTLTEPTLFRQCIAEFIGTAILIFFGVGAVAALVLTGASFGQWEISIVWGFGVAVAIYCTAGVSGAHINPAVTIALALFQGFEKHKVAPFILSQFLGAFAAAALIYGLYHQLFIDYERTHNLSRQSVEALATASIFSTFPHEALSFWGAFGVEFVITAVLMFAILALGDENNGASRGAMNPLLIGIVIAVIGSSLGPLTGFAMNPARDFGPKLFSYIAGWEHALSGAKDIPYFIVPIVAPICGACFGAWLYPILIGRSLSQDSRACTIPNDCETSVVTETSQASFDRG
- a CDS encoding TonB-dependent receptor plug domain-containing protein encodes the protein MKRVNLVPSLVVAASLPLAFSALAEDNLERVVVTGTRTPKLLASSPVKVDVVDKKEIARLSRGTLRQVLEVMPGVVVRRSQKDGYNVQLNGFNGDHVLVLINGQPIISPTGSSVDLDQMSVANIKQIEIVRGAASVLYGSSAMGGVINIITEKVQGTQFSADYEASYFTDDAVEGDEFGHTSRVNAAKAISDWQVGITAQNITNPGFDYDGETTSQDGGAIDKSFVQMSLSTLIDSVSVQYKGQWLDEQKDKPQSSIPGQATIISYLSNVTQWQHDVRVEQQYDWHINTRYLSHDEESGNSNGLRQTDIQLAELEAQKIYSTKDIEWVGGLVLHGDTLDQLNLGTGTVEVDDVSRESAELYLQGNWQQNDTQLLAGARIQNDSDFGWHTAFKVSGSQSFSADNTSWQLRAGAGSSYRVPNLKERYYIFDHSNLGYMVLGNDALTPETALNANLGANFRLTPTKSDWLYHLDINLHYTTADDFITTAVDVDASQDAGLDISVYQNLDEATLYGADLSANAQNDNWQWQLNYSYLVAEDGSSQRLPERPTHLVKASVTYQFSQTDTSLQIYGVHEGNVSPSSGYTSIANDSFTTLNAVVQHQFTPQWQGRLGLENLTDEHRSTDSLLAGAFDARPIAARRLYVGVSYQY
- a CDS encoding ABC transporter ATP-binding protein, with protein sequence MKIESLAQSENGKRLNTALLTLKDVVIARGEKRLIEPLSLSFHTGEFTAIAGENGCGKSTLLSMLSGVETPSSGTLTLAGRDISSLSANQLAKQRAVMAQSASTPFGFIADELLHLARYQHIESLEHKSRLINLVAEQFDITHLLARNIQTLSGGERQRIFLAKAVLQILPSDQNERLEGKLLLLDEPTSALDLRHQKLVMQQLVALRAKGLCIVCVSHDLNLISPYCDRLILLGEKQCLADGAPAGVLTTDMLSRCYHTQLNLIKNEQKQVFVTH